One Drechmeria coniospora strain ARSEF 6962 chromosome 01, whole genome shotgun sequence genomic region harbors:
- a CDS encoding hypothetical protein (related to methyltransferase): MSTPRSSKSPKSAPKSSPREQEDGAQATDPTAYPTNTQIPFDQPDDDADSAIDEDRSFISSTASLSESIFDYRSIHGRTFQNSKTTEYWGPNDERQNNGLDIAHHFMVMLKNDQLFEAPLRQPSKVLDVGTGTGIWAIDMADAYPAAEIIGTDISPIQPSWVPPNCAFHIEDAQLEWTYHPETFDLVHIRALYGSIGDWGELYRQAYRALVPGGWLEDMEINIQLHSDVPEVRDDPDHIFKRWARVFWEATDLMGKTLRIANGSNMRDLVTDAGFTNVAEKSYQVPVGAWSNDQRMKRIGAYNLAFMEESLEGFALFMLKEVLGWEYTTVQLFVMEMRRAIRSSRIRPFYLITNIVAQRPEMEA, translated from the exons ATGTCGACCCCGAGATCATCCAAGAGTCCCAAGAGCGCGCCAAAGTCTTCGCCCCGCGAGCAAGAGGACGGCGCGCAAGCGACAGACCCGACGGCATATCCCACCAACACCCAAATACCCTTT GACCagcccgacgacgatgccgattcCGCCATTGACGAGGACAGAAG CTTCAtctcctccaccgcctccCTGTCGGAGAGCATCTTTGACTACCGCAGCATCCATGGACGCACCTTTCAAAATTCCAAGACGACCGAGTACTGGGGACCCAACGACGAGCGGCAGAACAATGGCCTGGATATAGCCCACCACTTCATGGTCATGCTAAAAAACGACCAGCTGTTCGAGGCACCCCTGCGCCAGCCGTCCAAAGTCCTCGACGTgggcaccggcaccggcattTGGGCCATCGATATGGCCGACGCCtaccccgccgccgagatcATCGGCACCGACATCAGCCCCATACAGCCATCCTGGGTGCCCCCAAACTGCGCCTTCCACATCGAGGACGCCCAGCTCGAGTGGACATACCACCCGGAAACCTTTGACCTGGTTCACATCCGCGCTCTCTACGGCAGCATCGGCGACTGGGGCGAGCTGTACCGGCAAGCCTACAGGGCCCTCGTACCCGGTGGTTGGCTGGAGGACATGGAGATCAACATACAGCTGCACAGCGACGTACCCGAGGTGCGAGACGACCCGGATCACATCTTCAAGCGTTGGGCCCGCGTCTTTTGGGAAGCGACGGATCTCATGGGCAAGACGCTGCGCATCGCGAACGGCTCCAACATGCGTGACctcgtcaccgacgccggTTTCACCAACGTTGCCGAGAAATCATATCAGGTACCCGTCGGCGCCTGGAGCAACGACCAGAGGATGAAACGGATCGGCGCGTACAATCTTGCCTTTATGGAGGAGAGCCTCGAGGGGTTCGCCTTGTTCATGCTGAAGGAAGTCCTGGGCTGGGAGTACACGACGGTGCAGCTTTTCGTTATGGAGATGCGAAGAGCCATTCGGAGTTCGAGAATACGACCCTTCTACCTGAT AACAAACATCGTTGCGCAAAGACCCGAGATGGAAGCGTAG